In a genomic window of Longimicrobium terrae:
- a CDS encoding endonuclease/exonuclease/phosphatase family protein has translation MTRIHRSMVIRTAAASVLLAMAFAASARAQSAAPVVLDGAFDEWSGIPAAVMDAADAPAPFADMREVRVRDDAEGVYLLLDLERPIALQSLPGTLQVLLDTDGDTASGWTEMEMRGVDAVLAFSPRAPNGGLSGTMLRIIRRAGGAPEEIPAVDAGVLMAPSVGSRRFEVRLGRGAPFRFGGRLRARIVARDRTDSVIDQTVIFSAPLSPGAHRPTPRGHGDADPLARAPGTDFRLLSWNVGRDDLFEGTVEFGALLRAVQPDVVILDEVDTDSAEKVLIILNRILPGDRPWRGVLGRSGGTQRGVVAVRAPVSVATPFAGHVAYPDSAAALVPRDAAASAHAAAARRASEGVPTVGAVAEMGGRRLLAVTVDLECCGDPGSPSDRLRRVEAAVLRDGIREALRGGGVDAVIVAGDFNLVGSRTPLELLAAGTDVDGSALVIAEPRRLNGASMATWEKPGDRFTPGRLDYVLVGDAALTILQSFPLNSGDLSRTWRAHHGLDAETSHRATDHLPVITDLRWTGG, from the coding sequence ATGACCCGGATTCATCGGTCGATGGTCATCCGCACGGCGGCGGCTTCCGTGCTGCTGGCGATGGCCTTTGCGGCGTCCGCCCGCGCGCAGTCCGCCGCGCCCGTCGTACTGGACGGCGCGTTCGACGAGTGGAGCGGCATCCCCGCCGCGGTGATGGACGCGGCGGACGCCCCTGCACCCTTTGCCGACATGCGCGAGGTCCGCGTGCGCGACGACGCGGAGGGCGTATACCTGCTGCTGGACCTGGAACGTCCGATTGCCCTGCAGTCGCTGCCGGGAACGCTGCAGGTGCTGCTGGACACGGATGGCGACACCGCGAGCGGCTGGACGGAGATGGAGATGCGCGGCGTGGACGCGGTGCTGGCGTTCTCGCCGCGCGCGCCGAACGGCGGGTTGTCGGGGACGATGCTGCGGATCATCCGCCGCGCGGGCGGCGCGCCGGAGGAGATTCCCGCCGTGGACGCGGGCGTGCTGATGGCGCCCAGCGTGGGCTCGCGGCGCTTTGAAGTGCGGCTGGGCCGCGGCGCGCCGTTCCGCTTCGGCGGCCGGCTGCGCGCGCGGATCGTGGCGCGTGACCGCACGGATTCCGTCATCGACCAGACCGTGATCTTCTCCGCCCCGCTGTCTCCCGGCGCCCACCGCCCTACCCCGCGCGGCCACGGGGACGCGGACCCGCTCGCCCGCGCGCCGGGGACGGATTTCCGCCTGCTGTCGTGGAATGTGGGGCGCGACGACCTGTTCGAGGGGACGGTGGAGTTCGGCGCGCTGCTCCGCGCGGTGCAGCCGGACGTGGTGATTCTGGACGAGGTGGATACCGATTCGGCGGAAAAGGTGCTCATCATCCTCAACCGCATCCTTCCCGGCGACCGGCCGTGGCGCGGCGTGCTGGGCCGGTCCGGCGGTACGCAGCGCGGCGTGGTGGCGGTGCGCGCTCCCGTCTCGGTCGCCACGCCGTTCGCGGGGCACGTGGCGTACCCCGACTCCGCCGCCGCTCTGGTGCCGCGCGACGCCGCCGCTTCTGCCCATGCCGCGGCCGCGCGCCGCGCCTCAGAGGGCGTGCCGACGGTTGGCGCGGTGGCGGAAATGGGGGGCCGGCGACTGCTTGCCGTCACGGTGGACCTGGAATGCTGCGGCGATCCCGGCAGCCCGTCAGACCGGCTGCGGCGCGTGGAAGCCGCCGTGCTCCGTGACGGAATCCGTGAGGCGCTGCGCGGCGGCGGAGTGGACGCGGTGATCGTGGCCGGCGACTTCAACCTGGTGGGATCGCGCACGCCGCTGGAACTGCTCGCGGCGGGAACCGATGTGGACGGCTCTGCGCTCGTGATCGCGGAGCCGCGGCGGCTGAATGGCGCATCCATGGCGACATGGGAGAAGCCGGGCGACCGTTTTACGCCGGGGCGGCTCGACTACGTCCTTGTCGGCGACGCGGCGTTGACGATCCTGCAGAGCTTTCCGCTGAACTCGGGGGACCTGTCGCGGACGTGGCGCGCGCACCACGGGCTGGACGCGGAAACGTCGCATCGGGCCACGGATCACCTCCCCGTCATCACCGACCTGCGCTGGACGGGCGGATGA
- a CDS encoding TonB family protein yields the protein MSSPAPIVPGSLLADRFRVLEVLAGEGSGAVFRAMDGRAEREVALRMIPLPASAEERERGTRQGKLAARLLHPNVARTVDFGVDAAAGVQYAAADIGPGGTLAALLAQRGAPPLPLALRIVEEAAAGLAMAHIAGAVHGDVHPGMLWLARNEGKLRVVLVGLGIHPGTTTPGRSTARYCAPERLRRSPGLSPAADVFSLGVMAYEVLAGLPADWTATLLAMAKGGAPSIVSPSIGRPGIEAHVADAILCALSADPAHRWATAGEFAAALAPSAFAPDIVPAQPAVVTADREIAPADEARAAALPRIHLPVPIVTAPRDAAPVDDAQDTGAGSSSAPVPNPDASILAIMDAALAVAAPSVEDDPPATAEPPVGSAYDELPAAAEPSIASIPDAEPAAVEPLIDIPDAEPAAAGPPIASIPDVEPVTAESPIDIPDAEPAAAEPSIAPIASEVPGTAEPQIVLFGELAPQAEKPSIVLVEDDEPAVAASASAESVPEAPPAADVLVAAVPETAPPVAPPAVAAASIAATPAVASAPAPVQPARAHKLTASRTDLADSLYIPPTFGQARTLSVPVSAPAEPVTAAAPPTAEVHAPVPAPALARPIIEARAASVSPSVPDVSEIVLAPAPASAEWSKTSVDDGFAAQAVAADQEQAALDETAPVAPATIIALPFTAEATEMAASDEVEPGPIAVLPMRKSGLSRLGAQPRKSRAGLVAASIAVVVLAGGAMASRAVLVGSPRTPAATQRIASTAAATLSASPSAAQPADPDTDSAITALATVDPATPLTAAEQKRLADEARKQDQLRRDQQRRVDSLRAVQSAARNQPVTAPAVLAAAPAPVVERPAPVVEQRAAVSATAAPAAAPPPAPAPARVDASRVYSASEVDQRPTLRNRADLQRAILRSYPSALENSGIAGAAVVQFVVMPDGRVDRGSIRVVEVSHTAFRLAASAAIAAARFEPARVDGQAVKSEVSVPLTWNPE from the coding sequence ATGTCCAGCCCCGCCCCCATCGTTCCCGGTTCGCTGCTCGCCGACCGCTTCCGTGTGCTGGAAGTTCTCGCCGGCGAGGGCAGCGGCGCCGTGTTTCGCGCCATGGATGGGCGCGCGGAGCGAGAGGTGGCGCTGCGCATGATCCCGCTGCCCGCGTCCGCGGAGGAGCGGGAGCGCGGCACGCGGCAGGGCAAGCTGGCCGCGCGCCTGCTTCACCCGAACGTGGCGCGAACGGTGGATTTCGGGGTGGATGCGGCGGCGGGCGTGCAGTACGCGGCGGCGGACATCGGTCCCGGCGGAACGCTGGCGGCGCTGCTGGCCCAGCGCGGCGCGCCCCCGCTGCCGCTGGCCCTGCGCATCGTGGAAGAGGCGGCGGCCGGCTTGGCGATGGCGCACATCGCGGGCGCGGTGCACGGGGACGTGCATCCCGGAATGCTGTGGCTGGCGCGAAACGAGGGAAAGCTGCGCGTCGTGCTCGTGGGGCTCGGAATCCATCCGGGGACGACCACGCCGGGCCGGTCCACCGCGAGGTACTGTGCGCCGGAGCGCCTGCGCCGTTCGCCCGGGCTGTCACCGGCCGCGGACGTGTTCAGCCTAGGCGTGATGGCGTACGAGGTGCTGGCCGGGCTCCCCGCGGACTGGACCGCCACGCTGCTGGCGATGGCCAAGGGCGGCGCCCCCTCGATCGTTTCGCCCTCCATCGGGCGGCCCGGGATCGAGGCGCACGTCGCGGACGCCATCCTTTGTGCGCTCTCCGCGGACCCCGCGCATCGCTGGGCCACCGCGGGCGAGTTCGCCGCTGCGCTCGCGCCTTCCGCTTTCGCGCCGGACATCGTCCCGGCGCAACCCGCTGTCGTCACTGCGGATCGGGAGATCGCCCCGGCCGATGAGGCGCGCGCCGCTGCACTGCCGCGCATTCACCTTCCCGTGCCGATCGTCACCGCGCCGCGGGATGCTGCTCCGGTGGATGACGCGCAGGACACCGGCGCCGGTTCGTCATCCGCGCCCGTTCCGAACCCGGATGCGTCGATCCTCGCGATCATGGATGCGGCGCTGGCGGTAGCGGCACCTTCGGTTGAGGACGACCCGCCGGCGACCGCGGAGCCGCCGGTCGGTTCGGCCTATGACGAGCTGCCGGCTGCTGCGGAGCCGTCGATTGCCTCGATCCCGGACGCAGAACCGGCTGCTGTGGAGCCGCTGATCGACATCCCGGATGCTGAGCCGGCTGCTGCGGGGCCGCCGATCGCCTCGATCCCGGACGTGGAACCGGTTACGGCAGAGTCGCCGATCGACATCCCGGATGCTGAGCCGGCTGCTGCGGAGCCGTCGATCGCCCCGATCGCGAGCGAAGTGCCCGGCACAGCGGAGCCGCAGATCGTGTTGTTCGGAGAACTGGCGCCGCAGGCAGAGAAACCGTCGATCGTTCTGGTCGAGGATGATGAGCCTGCCGTGGCGGCATCTGCGAGTGCCGAGTCGGTGCCGGAAGCGCCCCCCGCTGCGGACGTCCTGGTCGCGGCAGTGCCGGAAACGGCTCCTCCGGTGGCGCCGCCTGCCGTCGCTGCCGCGTCGATTGCGGCCACGCCGGCTGTGGCGAGTGCGCCCGCTCCAGTCCAGCCCGCGCGGGCGCACAAGCTGACGGCCTCCAGAACAGACCTGGCTGACAGTCTCTACATCCCGCCCACTTTCGGACAGGCGCGAACCCTTTCCGTTCCGGTCAGCGCGCCGGCTGAGCCTGTGACTGCCGCGGCACCGCCGACTGCGGAGGTGCACGCGCCCGTTCCCGCGCCTGCCCTCGCCCGGCCCATCATCGAGGCGCGCGCCGCGTCCGTCTCGCCGAGCGTACCGGACGTGTCGGAAATCGTCTTGGCCCCGGCCCCCGCATCCGCCGAGTGGTCCAAGACTTCCGTCGATGACGGATTCGCCGCGCAGGCCGTGGCTGCGGATCAGGAACAGGCGGCGTTGGATGAAACAGCGCCCGTCGCCCCTGCCACGATCATCGCTCTGCCGTTCACGGCAGAAGCAACGGAGATGGCGGCATCCGATGAAGTGGAGCCCGGCCCAATCGCCGTGCTCCCGATGCGGAAATCGGGGCTGAGCCGGTTGGGCGCGCAGCCGCGGAAGTCGCGTGCGGGACTCGTGGCGGCGAGCATTGCGGTCGTCGTGCTCGCGGGCGGCGCCATGGCGTCCAGAGCCGTGCTCGTCGGATCGCCCCGCACGCCTGCCGCCACCCAGCGCATCGCGAGCACGGCCGCCGCGACGCTGAGCGCCTCTCCCTCTGCCGCGCAGCCCGCGGACCCGGATACGGATTCCGCCATCACCGCGCTCGCGACCGTCGATCCCGCCACCCCGCTGACCGCCGCCGAGCAGAAGCGCCTGGCGGATGAAGCGCGCAAGCAGGACCAGCTTCGGCGCGACCAGCAGCGCCGCGTAGATTCGTTGCGCGCGGTCCAGTCTGCCGCGCGGAATCAGCCAGTGACGGCTCCCGCCGTGCTTGCCGCTGCTCCGGCCCCGGTCGTGGAGCGCCCCGCGCCCGTGGTGGAGCAGCGCGCCGCGGTTTCCGCCACGGCTGCGCCGGCCGCCGCTCCGCCGCCGGCTCCCGCACCGGCGCGCGTCGATGCATCCCGAGTCTACTCGGCGTCGGAGGTGGACCAGCGCCCCACGCTGCGCAACCGCGCGGATCTGCAGCGCGCCATCCTGCGCAGCTACCCGTCCGCGCTGGAAAACAGCGGCATCGCGGGCGCGGCGGTCGTGCAGTTCGTGGTGATGCCGGACGGGCGCGTGGACCGCGGCAGCATTCGCGTGGTGGAGGTTTCGCACACGGCGTTTCGCTTGGCCGCCTCCGCCGCGATCGCCGCCGCGCGCTTCGAGCCCGCGCGGGTGGACGGGCAGGCGGTGAAGTCCGAAGTCTCCGTTCCGCTGACCTGGAATCCGGAGTAA
- the thrS gene encoding threonine--tRNA ligase, whose product MTDWNSWLQERDWQPVAPDEFKALPNDEKLRRIRHSSAHVMATALRGVRPEATFAIGPATEHGFFYDVHVDSPLTPEELAAVQEGMKDVSKQRQKFERAVVPHAEAVEFMRDRGERYKLEILEKLADQTVTFYRNGDFVDLCAGPHVPDTSFCQNVKLLAASPAHWRGEQNPSLQRVSGTAWDSRDALKAYLAFVEEAKARDHRVLGQALDLFSFHPWAAGALWHPRGLVVRNELAQFWRGLMPEYGYQEIMNPVLYKPDLFHQSGHWEHYHEDMYIVRDGEGEPDWLLKPMNCPDTMLYYKTRSHSYRDLPLRIAENQVLHRNEVTGALHGLLRTRSFVQDDAHIFITNEQVQDEILQVLELVDRFYSTFGLEYVMKLSTRPEKYMGELETWNAAEAALSAALTAGGREFSVDEGDGAFYGPKIDISIQDSLGRKWQCGTIQLDFQLPQRFDLEYTAQDGTRQRPIVIHRAIFGSMERFIGVIVEHFAGAFPLWLAPVQAVVLPISDEKHLDYAREVTAKLRKAGIRTELQQYESLNYRVRQAEKQKVPYILVVGEREQEQGTAAVRRHKVKEQRVAPVDEVIAELVEKIRTRELDVHQPTMSARFQETAAATTTDNAY is encoded by the coding sequence ATGACGGATTGGAACAGCTGGCTGCAGGAGCGCGACTGGCAGCCCGTGGCGCCCGACGAGTTCAAGGCGCTGCCGAATGACGAAAAGCTTCGCCGCATCCGCCACTCGTCGGCGCACGTGATGGCGACGGCGCTGCGCGGCGTGCGCCCCGAGGCCACGTTCGCCATCGGGCCGGCGACGGAGCACGGCTTCTTTTACGACGTGCACGTCGACAGCCCGCTGACGCCGGAGGAGCTGGCGGCGGTGCAGGAGGGGATGAAGGACGTTTCCAAGCAGCGGCAGAAATTTGAGCGCGCCGTGGTTCCGCACGCCGAGGCGGTGGAGTTCATGCGCGACCGCGGCGAGCGGTACAAGCTGGAGATCCTGGAAAAGCTGGCGGACCAGACGGTCACGTTCTACCGCAACGGCGACTTCGTGGACCTGTGCGCCGGGCCTCACGTGCCCGACACGAGCTTCTGCCAGAACGTAAAGCTGCTTGCCGCCTCACCGGCGCACTGGCGCGGCGAGCAGAACCCGTCGCTGCAGCGGGTGAGCGGCACGGCGTGGGACAGCCGCGACGCGCTCAAGGCGTACCTCGCCTTTGTGGAAGAAGCCAAGGCGCGCGACCACCGCGTGCTGGGCCAGGCGCTGGACCTGTTCTCGTTCCACCCCTGGGCCGCGGGCGCGCTCTGGCATCCGCGCGGGCTGGTGGTGCGCAACGAGCTCGCCCAGTTCTGGCGCGGGCTGATGCCGGAGTACGGCTATCAGGAGATCATGAATCCCGTGCTGTACAAGCCCGACCTGTTCCACCAGTCCGGGCACTGGGAGCACTACCACGAGGACATGTACATCGTGCGGGACGGCGAGGGCGAGCCCGACTGGCTGCTGAAGCCCATGAACTGCCCCGACACGATGCTGTACTACAAGACGCGCTCGCACAGCTACCGCGACCTGCCGCTGCGCATCGCCGAAAACCAGGTGCTGCACCGCAACGAGGTGACGGGCGCGCTGCACGGCCTGCTGCGCACGCGCAGCTTCGTGCAGGACGACGCGCACATCTTCATCACGAACGAGCAGGTGCAGGACGAGATCCTTCAGGTTCTGGAACTGGTGGACCGCTTCTACTCCACGTTCGGGCTGGAGTACGTGATGAAGCTTTCCACGCGCCCGGAAAAGTACATGGGCGAGCTGGAAACGTGGAACGCGGCCGAAGCGGCGCTGTCCGCCGCGCTCACGGCGGGCGGGCGGGAGTTTTCGGTGGATGAGGGCGACGGCGCCTTCTATGGCCCCAAGATCGACATCAGCATCCAGGACAGCCTGGGCCGCAAGTGGCAGTGCGGAACGATTCAGCTGGACTTCCAGCTGCCGCAGCGGTTCGATCTGGAGTACACGGCGCAGGACGGAACGCGCCAGCGCCCGATCGTCATCCACCGCGCCATCTTCGGGTCAATGGAGCGCTTCATCGGCGTGATCGTGGAGCACTTCGCGGGCGCCTTCCCGCTCTGGCTGGCGCCGGTGCAGGCCGTGGTGCTCCCCATCTCCGATGAGAAGCACCTGGATTACGCGCGCGAGGTGACGGCAAAGCTGCGCAAGGCGGGAATCCGCACGGAACTGCAGCAGTACGAGTCGCTCAACTACCGCGTGCGGCAGGCGGAGAAGCAGAAGGTGCCGTACATCCTGGTCGTCGGCGAGCGCGAGCAGGAGCAGGGCACGGCGGCGGTGCGGCGCCACAAGGTCAAGGAGCAGCGGGTCGCGCCGGTGGATGAGGTGATTGCCGAGCTGGTGGAAAAGATCCGCACGCGCGAGCTGGATGTGCACCAGCCGACGATGTCGGCGCGCTTCCAGGAAACGGCCGCCGCCACGACGACGGACAACGCGTACTGA
- a CDS encoding glycosyltransferase family 4 protein → MRILYVSHSFPLPGDPLSNVGGMQRVAQGLHAALGEHPGVELHSLLLETSWKGTPYRMPGYMAGLLARVPRMVRDLGIDVVLHSSMVTASTTAVLGNAIRRAGAISAAIPVGRDVTLPTPGYQWFVPRVLRSLDVVFPISRATGKECLDRGLPPSRMHVVPCGVDVELFGAPRDRRAARAELLRAIGESGASIPEDALILVSVGRHQERKGFQWFTDTVMPRLPRDVVYLITGEGPMTPRIQEAITRNGVQRNVRMLGKVSESMLTTLYGGADLFVMPNIPVKGDMEGFGVVMLEAGLCGMPVVAADLEGISDVIREGENGHLVPSRDAEAFERVILRYRADRALVAEASRRAAAYTASHFSWSAIADTFVRLLGQHTRTTTGTVPTKLARAAG, encoded by the coding sequence TTGCGAATTCTCTACGTTTCCCACTCGTTTCCGCTTCCCGGCGACCCGCTGAGCAACGTGGGTGGCATGCAGCGCGTGGCCCAGGGGCTGCACGCCGCGCTGGGCGAGCATCCGGGTGTGGAACTGCATTCGCTGCTGCTGGAAACCTCGTGGAAGGGCACGCCCTACCGCATGCCCGGCTACATGGCCGGCCTGCTGGCGCGCGTTCCGCGCATGGTGCGCGACCTGGGAATCGACGTGGTGCTGCACTCGTCCATGGTGACGGCCAGCACCACCGCCGTGCTGGGCAACGCCATCCGCCGCGCGGGCGCCATCTCCGCAGCCATCCCCGTGGGTCGCGACGTTACGCTCCCCACGCCCGGGTACCAGTGGTTCGTGCCCCGGGTGCTGCGCTCGCTGGACGTGGTGTTTCCCATCAGCCGGGCCACGGGCAAGGAGTGCCTGGACCGCGGGCTGCCGCCGTCGCGCATGCACGTGGTGCCCTGCGGTGTGGACGTGGAGCTGTTCGGCGCGCCGCGCGACCGGCGCGCGGCGCGGGCGGAACTGCTGCGCGCCATCGGCGAGTCCGGCGCGAGCATTCCGGAAGACGCGCTCATCCTGGTGAGCGTGGGGCGGCACCAGGAGCGCAAGGGATTTCAGTGGTTTACCGACACGGTCATGCCGCGGCTGCCGCGCGACGTGGTGTACCTGATCACCGGCGAGGGCCCCATGACGCCGCGCATTCAGGAAGCCATCACCCGCAACGGCGTGCAGCGCAACGTGCGCATGCTGGGCAAGGTGTCGGAGTCCATGCTGACGACGCTGTACGGCGGGGCCGACCTGTTCGTGATGCCCAACATCCCGGTCAAGGGCGACATGGAGGGATTCGGCGTGGTGATGCTGGAGGCCGGGCTGTGCGGAATGCCGGTCGTGGCCGCGGACCTGGAAGGGATCAGCGACGTGATTCGCGAGGGAGAAAACGGGCACCTGGTGCCCAGCCGCGACGCCGAGGCGTTCGAGCGGGTGATTCTGCGCTACCGGGCTGACCGCGCCCTGGTGGCGGAGGCGTCGCGCCGCGCGGCCGCGTACACGGCCAGCCACTTCTCGTGGTCGGCCATCGCCGACACGTTCGTCCGGCTTCTGGGCCAGCACACGCGAACCACTACCGGCACCGTCCCGACGAAGCTCGCCCGCGCGGCAGGGTGA
- a CDS encoding molybdopterin-containing oxidoreductase family protein, producing the protein MNSIALPLAQTGVVRGACPHDCPDTCAMLVHVQDGRAVRVQGDPEHPVTQGFLCTKVNRYVERTYHADRLTVPLRRVGPKGEGRFEPATWDEALDDIARRLNDIRNGPHGPQSILPYSYSGTLGQVQGGSMDRRFFHRIGASLLDRTICASAGSEGWKATYGDRMGPTPTEAEHARLILLWGTNTLTSNPHLWPALRRAREAGARLIAIDPIRTRTAAQCDEHLPIRPGTDAALALGMMHVIFRDGLQDDAYLRDHTVGAEELRIRAAEWTPARAAETTGLPAERIERLAHEFATTRPAFIRLNYGLQRHRGGGTAVRTVSLLPAVTGAWRDLGGGATLSTSGAFKLNSGALQRPDWIAPGTRTINMIRLGEALTKPDAGVGGPPVQAFIVYNSNPAAVAPDLGAVRAGLLRDDLFTVVMEHFVTDTARYADWVLPATSQLEHWDVHTAYGHLYLTLNQPSIAPVGQCLPNTEIFRRLASRMGLDDPEFADSDTDLIRQALKSDHPWLAGITFERLVQEGWVRLNAPEDFRPYADPRPNTPTGKIQILAPELAAHGIDPLPTYIPPAESAEADPERAARYPLMLLSPPEHPFMNSTFVNVPSLARAAGDTKLLLHPSEAGERGVAEGDRVRCWNDRGHFFGRAVVTEDVRPGVAVSYGVRWAMHSDGGRTVNDTTSQAVTDLGGGAVFYDNAVEVEPAPDRG; encoded by the coding sequence ATGAACAGCATTGCCCTTCCCCTGGCCCAGACCGGCGTCGTGCGCGGCGCGTGCCCGCACGACTGCCCGGACACGTGCGCCATGCTGGTGCACGTGCAGGACGGGCGCGCCGTGCGCGTGCAGGGCGATCCGGAGCACCCGGTCACCCAGGGATTTCTGTGCACCAAGGTGAACCGGTACGTGGAGCGCACCTACCACGCGGACCGGCTCACCGTGCCGCTGCGCCGCGTGGGCCCCAAGGGCGAGGGGCGCTTCGAGCCGGCCACGTGGGACGAGGCGCTGGACGACATCGCGCGGCGGCTGAACGACATCCGCAACGGGCCGCACGGGCCGCAGTCCATTCTCCCCTATTCGTATTCCGGCACGCTGGGGCAGGTGCAGGGCGGGTCCATGGACCGCCGCTTCTTTCACCGCATCGGCGCCAGCCTGCTGGACCGGACCATCTGCGCCAGCGCGGGGAGCGAGGGGTGGAAGGCCACGTACGGCGACCGCATGGGCCCTACGCCCACGGAGGCGGAGCACGCGCGATTGATCCTGCTGTGGGGCACCAACACGCTCACCAGCAACCCGCACCTGTGGCCCGCGCTGCGCCGCGCCCGCGAGGCCGGCGCGCGGCTGATCGCCATCGATCCCATCCGCACCCGCACCGCCGCGCAGTGCGACGAGCACCTGCCCATCCGCCCCGGCACCGACGCCGCGCTGGCGCTGGGGATGATGCACGTCATCTTTCGCGACGGGCTGCAGGACGACGCCTACCTGCGCGACCACACCGTGGGCGCGGAGGAACTGCGGATCCGCGCGGCGGAGTGGACGCCGGCCCGCGCCGCGGAAACCACGGGGCTCCCCGCGGAGCGCATCGAGCGGCTGGCGCACGAGTTCGCCACCACGCGGCCGGCGTTCATCCGCCTGAACTACGGGCTGCAGCGCCACCGCGGCGGCGGAACCGCCGTGCGCACCGTCTCCCTTCTTCCCGCGGTGACCGGCGCGTGGCGCGACCTGGGCGGGGGCGCCACGCTTTCCACCAGCGGCGCCTTCAAGCTGAACTCGGGGGCGCTGCAGCGGCCGGACTGGATCGCGCCCGGGACGCGCACCATCAACATGATCCGGCTGGGTGAGGCCCTTACCAAGCCCGACGCGGGCGTGGGCGGGCCGCCGGTGCAGGCGTTCATCGTGTACAACAGCAACCCGGCCGCGGTGGCGCCAGACCTGGGCGCGGTGCGCGCCGGGCTGCTGCGCGACGACCTGTTCACGGTGGTGATGGAGCACTTCGTCACCGATACGGCGCGGTACGCGGACTGGGTGCTTCCCGCCACGTCGCAGCTGGAGCACTGGGACGTCCACACGGCGTACGGGCACCTGTACCTTACGCTCAACCAGCCGTCCATCGCGCCGGTGGGCCAGTGCCTGCCCAACACGGAGATCTTTCGCCGGCTGGCGTCGCGGATGGGGCTGGACGATCCCGAGTTCGCGGACAGCGACACGGACCTGATCCGGCAGGCGCTGAAGTCCGACCATCCGTGGCTGGCGGGGATCACCTTCGAGCGGCTGGTGCAGGAGGGATGGGTCCGCCTGAACGCGCCGGAGGACTTCCGTCCCTATGCCGATCCGCGGCCCAACACGCCGACGGGAAAAATCCAGATCCTCGCCCCGGAACTGGCGGCGCACGGAATCGATCCGCTCCCCACGTACATTCCGCCCGCGGAAAGCGCGGAAGCGGACCCGGAGCGTGCCGCGCGCTATCCGCTGATGCTGCTGTCGCCGCCGGAGCATCCGTTCATGAACAGCACCTTCGTGAACGTGCCCAGCCTGGCGCGCGCGGCGGGAGACACGAAGCTGCTGCTGCACCCCAGCGAGGCGGGGGAGCGCGGCGTGGCGGAGGGCGACCGGGTTCGCTGCTGGAACGACCGCGGCCACTTCTTCGGCCGCGCGGTGGTGACGGAAGACGTGCGTCCGGGCGTGGCCGTCTCGTACGGTGTGCGCTGGGCCATGCACTCCGACGGCGGCCGCACGGTGAACGACACCACGTCGCAGGCGGTCACCGATCTGGGCGGCGGCGCCGTGTTCTACGACAACGCGGTAGAGGTGGAGCCGGCGCCCGATCGAGGATGA
- a CDS encoding type II toxin-antitoxin system RelE/ParE family toxin, whose product MRIRIHLEAEADLLDAYDGLRDKGVAEAFQAEIARAFDLLLEFPRLGRAYGSVRSVLIRLFRYRVIYRVEGDEIVILAVAHQSRDEAFWYKRL is encoded by the coding sequence ATGCGAATCCGCATTCATCTTGAAGCCGAAGCCGACCTCCTTGACGCGTATGATGGCCTGCGGGACAAAGGCGTCGCCGAGGCGTTCCAGGCGGAGATTGCCCGCGCGTTCGACTTGCTGCTCGAGTTCCCGAGACTGGGGCGCGCTTACGGTTCCGTGCGTTCCGTTCTGATCAGGCTGTTCCGATACCGGGTCATTTACCGGGTAGAGGGCGATGAGATCGTAATACTTGCCGTCGCGCATCAGAGCCGCGATGAGGCGTTCTGGTATAAGCGGCTCTGA
- a CDS encoding addiction module protein — MSERKKMVTAEEIEEAALELPREELGGLIERLIASTEDTLEEDLHWRAEIMRRSAEVQAGTARTVSPEEVFAKMRARHHANPHSS, encoded by the coding sequence ATGAGCGAAAGGAAGAAGATGGTCACCGCCGAAGAGATCGAGGAAGCCGCGCTGGAGCTGCCGCGCGAAGAACTGGGCGGCTTGATCGAGCGCCTGATCGCGAGTACGGAGGATACTCTCGAGGAGGATCTGCACTGGAGAGCGGAGATCATGCGCAGGTCGGCCGAAGTGCAGGCCGGAACCGCACGGACGGTCTCGCCTGAAGAGGTGTTCGCCAAGATGCGGGCGAGGCATCATGCGAATCCGCATTCATCTTGA
- the crcB gene encoding fluoride efflux transporter CrcB, with product MNLLLVALGGAAGAVTRYGAGRWIGTAARGGFPWGTFAVNLAGSLLLGIIVARVPPDDPRRLLLAVGFCGGLTTFSTFGYETFALLQDRAYGTALAYAGASMAAGLACVALGMWIARPS from the coding sequence ATGAACCTGCTGCTCGTGGCGCTGGGCGGGGCGGCCGGCGCCGTGACCCGCTACGGCGCCGGGCGGTGGATCGGGACGGCGGCGCGCGGCGGGTTTCCCTGGGGGACGTTCGCCGTGAACCTGGCAGGCTCGCTGCTGCTGGGGATCATCGTCGCCCGCGTCCCGCCGGACGATCCGCGCCGGCTGCTGCTGGCCGTCGGCTTCTGCGGCGGGCTCACGACGTTCAGCACCTTCGGGTACGAAACGTTCGCGCTGCTGCAGGACCGCGCGTACGGAACGGCGCTGGCGTACGCGGGCGCGAGCATGGCGGCGGGGCTCGCCTGCGTGGCATTGGGGATGTGGATTGCGCGTCCATCCTGA